The Syntrophorhabdaceae bacterium region TCGGAGAAGATGAAAGAGATCACCACCAGAACGAGAGAGAAAATTACGATCGGTTTCATGATTGAAAAGGTGCTGATCCCCGACGTGCGGATGACGATCATCTCATTACCCCGTATCATGAGCATGAGCAGAATGAGCAGGGAAATGAGAAATGCCAGGGGAAGGATGAGGTTTAAATAATAGGGCGTCCTGAGAAGGATATAACCGATGCTGAGGAGAAAATTGGAAAAAGACTTGGTGAAAAGGTCCATATGCTCGAAAAACTCGATATTGACGAACATGACCATGCCTGCAAGCTCCGTGAGGGCCAATATTTTCAGGGCATTCCAGACGAGATATTTATTTAGTTTTTTCAACGCAATATACCCAAATTTGTCTCAGTTTCTGCGCGGTACCGGTTTGATCCTCATAATTCAGCTCTCTTGAAAGATAAAGACCTATGAAAACAAATAAAATATTAGGCAACATGGTGGTGATGAGGACAGGGAGATGGATTACTTTCCCCACGTTTTCCGTGACTGCCATGAGAAGGTAATAGAATATAAAAAGCAGGATACTGTATAAGGCTCCTGAAAACTTACCCTCCACTCTTCGTTTTATGCCCAGCGGCACCGTAAGGAAGACAAATGCCAGGGAAGAGAGGGGAATCGTAAACTTCTTGTAAATTTCGAGAAGAAGATCATACCTGTCGCTCGCCGACTGCGCCTTGGCAAGGGCAGCGGTGAGCTCTGCAGTATCCATTTCAAAAGGCCTCTTACGGGGATTGAAATTCTGAGGCAATACCTTTTCGAGATTCATAATGAACGTATAATTCCTGAAGGAGACATTGTTATAGGTATCAGCCTTTTTATCCCATCTCTGGAGATTTCCGTTCTCCAGAATAAAAGCCAGGTCCAAGGTGTCCGGATCGAGGTTTATAATCCCCTTACTGGCGGAGATGGTTTGTTTTACGTTCCTGTCCCGGTCGTCCGCTACTAGAATGCCCGTGAGCTGCTTGTCCTTGGTATTGACCTTATCAATGTATACCACAATACCGGGAAGGGTATCGTTGAAAGCGCCTTCCTTATCGTCCAGGCTTATCCCTTTTTTCACAATATTAATCAGGGTGCTTTTGAAAAGAACACCGCTTTTCGGCAGGAGGATCACCGTGTTAATGAGCCCGAAAAGAGTGATGATCACCGCGATAGCGAGCATGGGCATGAAAAGGCACTTCAGATTGACTCCGCTGGCCTTGAGCGCCAATATCTCATTTTCAGTCGATAATCTTCCGAGGACGACGATGGTGGAAAGAAGAAAGGCCATGGGAAGGGTGAAGGTGAGGTAGGGCGGCGAAGAATAGACGATGAGGAGGATAATGTCCTTGATCTCAACACCTTTATTGACTACCAGATCCGCCAGCTGACCGATCCTCCCCAGCACCAGAATAAAGGTGAGGATCCCGAGAGAGAGAAGGAAAATATAAGAGAGCTCCTTGAGGAGATAGAGATAAAATCTCTTATTAAGCGTACCGATTAAATTCACGCGTAAGTCTAACATTCATCAAAGCCCCATGTCAATTTAGCTCATTGACATAAAAGGTTTTTTTGGCATAAAGTAATGGACTATGATAAGGATTGGTGTTCTTTCCGACACCCATCTCATCCGCGTGAACGAAAATCTCCGGCGCACAATGGACACACTATTCAGCCGCGTTGATATGCTTATACATGCCGGCGATATGGTTTCACGGGAAGTGTATGACTATCTCTCCACATGGAATTTGATTGGAGTAAGAGGAAATATGGATGATTATGAAGTGAGGGAGATCCTGCCGGATACCCGGATCGAGCAAATAGAAGGTAAGAGGATCGGTATAATGCACGGACGGGGTGGTCCCGCGGGGATTGAGGAGCTTGTACTGAGTGAATTCACAGACGTCGACCTCATTATCTTCGGCCATTCCCATATACCGCTTCAGACCATGAGGGGAGACAGGATCCTTTTCAATCCAGGTTCTTTCGGTCCTTCAAGGGGCTATGCGGGGACGGTGGGACTGCTGGAGATCTCTCATACCATACGGCTGAGTCACCTGGGGGCCGCATAATGGAGCCTCTTTATCTCTCTTTTCTCTGGCACATGCATCAACCATACTACAAAAACCTGTACACCGGGGAATATCTGCTGCCCTGGGTCCTCCTCCATGGGACAAAAGATTATTGCGATATGGCGCTCCTGCTCAGGCAATTCGAGGGCTTGAAGCAGAATTTCAACGTGGTGCCTTCCCTTCTCGTCCAGATGACCGATTACGAGACGGGAAATGCGCGCGACAGGTATCTCGAGATATTCAGGAAAGAACCCCGTGACCTTTCCCGGGATGAAAAGGCTTTTTTATTAAATAATTTTTTCAATGCGAACTGGGAAAACATGATAAGGCCCTTTCCCAGGTATTATGAGCTTCTCGCTAAAAGGGGCTTCTATTATCCGAAGGAAGGCATTGGCGGCATAATCGACTATTTCTCCTATGACGACCTGCGGGATATCCAGATCTTGTTCTTTCTCTCATGGATAGACCCTGTGTTCATCGAGAGCTACGATGGCTTGAAATCCCTCGTTTCCAAGGGGAGGAGGTTCAGCGAAGAGGACAAGAAGGTCGTCGAGGACGCACAGCGCCACATACTTCAAAGTACGGTGCCCCTCTACAAGGAGCTTGCCGCGAGCGGAGCGATGGAGGTTTCTACCTCTCCCTTCTATCACCCTATCGTTCCCCTTCTTATTGACAGCCGCTCCGCAAGAGAGGCGATGCCTTATGTAGATCTGCCCGAAATGTTGTTTGCGAGGCCTGAAGACGGCGCCGCTCAGATCGAGGAGGCGGTCCGCCTTTTCACCCGATATTTCGGGTCCGCACCCAAAGGCATGTGGCCCCCTGAAGGTTCGGTGAGCGATGGAGCCCTCGAGCTCTATATGAAAAGCGGAATCTCATGGATCGCCACGGATGAAGAGATACTATTTCAGAGTCTTCACGTTGATTTAAGACGGGACGGAAATGGATTCCTTCTGGACCCTGAGATCCTTTATAAGCCGTTCAAATATGAGAAGGACGGGAGATCTCTCCATATGGTTTTCCGCGATAAGAGCCTCTCCGATCTTATCTCCTTCCATTATTCCCGAATGGCGCCCAAGGAAGCTGCCGAAGACTGCATCCGGAGGATCAGGAGGATCGGCGAATCGGTGAGGGGGAGAATAAGCGCACCCCTTGTCACCATCGCCATGGATGGGGAAAATGCGTGGGAGCATTACAAGAATGACGGCCGCGATTTCCTCCAGTTTCTTTATGAGGGTATATTGAAAGAGAGCGCGATCTCGCCCGTGACAATCTCCGAATACCTGGAGAGGGCGCCTGATTCGGGTGCACTGCCCCATTGTTTCGCGGGCTCGTGGATAGGCCATAATTTCGCCATATGGATCGGTCATGTGGAGGATAATACGGGTTGGACTCTCCTGTCCATGACCCGTGAATTCCTCGAAAAGGAGGACCCGGGGAAAAACAACAGAGAGGCGTGGGAATCGATCTATATCGCCGAAGGGAGCGATTGGTTCTGGTGGTACGGTGACGAGCATTCTTCGGAAAATGATGAGGTTTTCGATTTTCTTTTCCGTGAGAACCTTGCAAACGTGTACCGTTTCCTGGGAAAGGAACCCCCCGACATCCTCAACATTCCAATCCTTCTCGAAGACCGGGAAGTAAGGTCCGACAGGGAGCCGATAAATTATATTTATCCCATAGTCGATGGACGGGTGACCAATTATTTTGACTGGATGGGCGCCGGCTTCATCGAAGGCAAAGGCCATGGAATGGCCATGCATGAAGCGGAAGCCGTCATAAAGGGATGTTACTACGGATTCAACGAAAAGTCCCTTTTCCTCCGGGTGGACGTGAGCCAGTCCTTTATTCCGGACCTGAAAGACCTCTCCTTCGAGATCAGCCTTATGACCAAAGAGGTTCACAAACTGGTCTATCGTGTAAAGGGAGACGCAGTGGAAGGTTCCCTGCCGGTGCGGACGGCTTTTTCGGAGATCCTGGAGATGGAAGTGCCTTTCGACGC contains the following coding sequences:
- a CDS encoding metallophosphoesterase; translation: MIRIGVLSDTHLIRVNENLRRTMDTLFSRVDMLIHAGDMVSREVYDYLSTWNLIGVRGNMDDYEVREILPDTRIEQIEGKRIGIMHGRGGPAGIEELVLSEFTDVDLIIFGHSHIPLQTMRGDRILFNPGSFGPSRGYAGTVGLLEISHTIRLSHLGAA
- a CDS encoding LptF/LptG family permease; amino-acid sequence: MLDLRVNLIGTLNKRFYLYLLKELSYIFLLSLGILTFILVLGRIGQLADLVVNKGVEIKDIILLIVYSSPPYLTFTLPMAFLLSTIVVLGRLSTENEILALKASGVNLKCLFMPMLAIAVIITLFGLINTVILLPKSGVLFKSTLINIVKKGISLDDKEGAFNDTLPGIVVYIDKVNTKDKQLTGILVADDRDRNVKQTISASKGIINLDPDTLDLAFILENGNLQRWDKKADTYNNVSFRNYTFIMNLEKVLPQNFNPRKRPFEMDTAELTAALAKAQSASDRYDLLLEIYKKFTIPLSSLAFVFLTVPLGIKRRVEGKFSGALYSILLFIFYYLLMAVTENVGKVIHLPVLITTMLPNILFVFIGLYLSRELNYEDQTGTAQKLRQIWVYCVEKTK
- a CDS encoding glycoside hydrolase family 57 protein — its product is MEPLYLSFLWHMHQPYYKNLYTGEYLLPWVLLHGTKDYCDMALLLRQFEGLKQNFNVVPSLLVQMTDYETGNARDRYLEIFRKEPRDLSRDEKAFLLNNFFNANWENMIRPFPRYYELLAKRGFYYPKEGIGGIIDYFSYDDLRDIQILFFLSWIDPVFIESYDGLKSLVSKGRRFSEEDKKVVEDAQRHILQSTVPLYKELAASGAMEVSTSPFYHPIVPLLIDSRSAREAMPYVDLPEMLFARPEDGAAQIEEAVRLFTRYFGSAPKGMWPPEGSVSDGALELYMKSGISWIATDEEILFQSLHVDLRRDGNGFLLDPEILYKPFKYEKDGRSLHMVFRDKSLSDLISFHYSRMAPKEAAEDCIRRIRRIGESVRGRISAPLVTIAMDGENAWEHYKNDGRDFLQFLYEGILKESAISPVTISEYLERAPDSGALPHCFAGSWIGHNFAIWIGHVEDNTGWTLLSMTREFLEKEDPGKNNREAWESIYIAEGSDWFWWYGDEHSSENDEVFDFLFRENLANVYRFLGKEPPDILNIPILLEDREVRSDREPINYIYPIVDGRVTNYFDWMGAGFIEGKGHGMAMHEAEAVIKGCYYGFNEKSLFLRVDVSQSFIPDLKDLSFEISLMTKEVHKLVYRVKGDAVEGSLPVRTAFSEILEMEVPFDAFGAKRGDKITIWISLKIKEMIVDRIPKRGYLSVAVPSENFEMEMWYV
- a CDS encoding LptF/LptG family permease — translated: MKKLNKYLVWNALKILALTELAGMVMFVNIEFFEHMDLFTKSFSNFLLSIGYILLRTPYYLNLILPLAFLISLLILLMLMIRGNEMIVIRTSGISTFSIMKPIVIFSLVLVVISFIFS